In Calliopsis andreniformis isolate RMS-2024a chromosome 8, iyCalAndr_principal, whole genome shotgun sequence, one DNA window encodes the following:
- the LOC143182431 gene encoding uncharacterized protein LOC143182431 codes for MFRLIGVVLVVALALHQATAAIDVSKQKNVPLEFSNSDVVPKNRLKSEFPEERGAGFIGDLTVGQRYADEVVFRRTIEYNNPTQIVQSSVLNLSIMNGAISYISARNAPGSYAVVCDDPSSLGSSRGAIKIRVPPNSKSSLTLIIASQNARIL; via the exons ATGTTTCGTTTGATCGGAGTCGTCCTCGTCGTGGCCCTGGCACTGCATCAGGCCACTGCTGCCATCGACGTTTCCAAACAGAAGAACGTTCCCCTGGAATTCTCCAACAGCGACGTTGTGCCAAAGAATAGATTG AAAAGTGAGTTTCCTGAAGAACGTGGAGCTGGATTCATTGGAGATTTAACGGTTGGTCAACGTTACGCTGACGAAGTTGTCTTCCGTCGAACGATCGAATATAACAATCCGACCCAAATTGTACAGAGCTCCGTTTTAAACTTATCTATCATGAATG GAGCTATCAGCTACATAAGCGCTCGAAACGCTCCAGGCAGTTATGCAGTGGTTTGCGATGACCCCAGCAGTCTGGGTTCATCCAGAGGTGCTATTAAAATTCGAGTACCACCAAATTCAAAGTCTTCGTTAACTTTGATCATCGCGTCACAGAATGCCCGTATCTTATAG
- the Xport-a gene encoding exit protein of rhodopsin and TRP A has translation MKKRGNHENKAGKSRHHESNSTDDKKNEKNGNKKAINVNDDIQDQGFGDWLRSSDGIEMMRLFVIANSILIFFTMGWPKIQETITILKQYFYVEE, from the coding sequence ATGAAGAAACGCGGGAACCATGAGAACAAAGCTGGAAAGAGTCGGCATCATGAAAGTAACTCGACTGATGATAAGAAGAATGAGAAGAACGGTAACAAAAAGGCGATCAATGTAAACGACGATATCCAGGATCAAGGATTCGGCGATTGGCTACGATCTAGCGATGGCATTGAAATGATGCGACTATTCGTCATCGCCAATTCGATTTTGATCTTCTTCACTATGGGATGGCCAAAGATACAAGAAACTatcacaatactcaaacagTACTTCTACGTTGAAGAATAA
- the LOC143182521 gene encoding uncharacterized protein LOC143182521: MLGMIFRGVFLISILTWYSTSVWKMIDGYFRDQFRNYLEEEYRKNPRMRSDVEAVDKVAPVSTTPRPETTVASLEEVPEDPEVERAVEVAENDSTTIEASEKEQVTGGSSENEAATGSTDKNAFLGTTMESGLESRKSSESEEESRRSINHDGRDPEGESRGDDHRSATPKTPRKSVKADKKATMSKDTLRGNARRRAVKTITLTERDFKSTRKKEASKDDFWEFEEDADEKEPLQGVLVSELPYKPRADIGDIERVTADEYCPLTLEDEASCGETAKWP; encoded by the coding sequence ATGTTGGGCATGATATTCCGCGGGGTTTTCCTCATTAGCATACTCACTTGGTACAGCACCAGCGTGTGGAAAATGATCGACGGCTACTTTAGGGATCAGTTCCGAAACTACTTGGAAGAAGAGTATCGGAAGAATCCTCGTATGAGGTCAGACGTGGAGGCAGTCGATAAGGTCGCTCCCGTTTCGACCACGCCACGCCCCGAGACGACGGTGGCGTCGCTAGAGGAGGTCCCTGAAGACCCCGAGGTCGAGCGTGCGGTCGAAGTTGCAGAAAACGATTCCACGACCATCGAGGCGAGCGAGAAAGAGCAGGTGACAGGTGGCAGTAGTGAAAACGAGGCTGCGACGGGATCCACCGATAAAAATGCATTCCTGGGAACCACCATGGAATCGGGACTGGAAAGTAGGAAGTCGTCTGAGAGCGAGGAGGAATCTCGACGATCCATTAATCACGATGGCCGTGACCCCGAAGGGGAGAGTCGTGGCGACGACCATCGATCAGCAACCCCTAAAACACCCAGGAAAAGTGTCAAAGCTGACAAGAAGGCGACCATGTCGAAAGACACTTTGCGCGGGAATGCGAGACGGAGGGCTGTGAAGACGATCACGCTGACAGAAAGGGATTTTAAGTCGACGAGGAAGAAGGAAGCGTCGAAGGACGATTTCTGGGAGTTTGAGGAGGATGCAGATGAGAAGGAGCCGCTGCAAGGCGTCTTGGTTTCGGAGCTGCCATACAAACCAAGGGCTGATATAGGGGACATAGAAAGAGTCACTGCTGACGAGTACTGTCCCTTGACCTTGGAGGATGAAGCTTCTTGCGGAGAAACGGCTAAGTGGCCTTGA
- the LOC143182066 gene encoding endothelin-converting enzyme homolog: MYYSQYFNPLCLFTTHEKGFVNRVFSFGRCHLAAAAALPSPLSSAAISRILSTDDTEAGSNTDYEPNQERRICETTYCNKIAQKLLQSRDLSANPCEDFYKYACGSWEEHNPIPNNEVEWSEDHVVMEKTYKRIKNVLEEPDKPDDIPPVKMAKKLYHSCMNVDTIEEKGIQPIQEILDRTGGWPIARNGRLNQSSPSYMSWQEIDKRYSTILGTNAFYNLNLEFDPNNTNHYVLALDQGIEYPIDSLTESTKVYDDVTAYIDGFIKIIQTFANAKGYTLNKYRLRDDITKLILFELELRQLLGTEKENRDLRDNYKRMTIEELQQWYDSFDDVLPRAKINFLDVIQYIFKLGNVSINASEPIIVYNPEFLHQLAQLIGKTSQRTLVNYIQWNFVNKVLAYSTKEMRDTLFSMAYSSYNISNEMPRWKICVINLEMKDAISYMFVKKYISDSVIDKAKKMLENLKQEMRLRIKQTNWITEKGKKSLTQKLDTIEPQIGYPDWYKDEQAVTEYYKGLKISSDYFQNILNCVENDLIRNIKLFREPALRSQWTDLTYPITVNAFYAQTINAILIPAAELQDPYFTHLLPDAVNYGTTGFVIGHELSHSFDNEGIRYDEGGVKSDWISKEVFDGFENRTSCFVDQYDNYILDVKDENGENVQVDGNLTESENIADSIGLQVAFSAYKKIANQKPQSKLPGLENVSDDHLFFLAFANSWCAATRPEYEKDVINSDEHSPPKYRIIGSLSNLPEFSQTFDCPRQSPMNPQNKCNLWS, encoded by the exons ATGTATTATTCACaatatttcaatcctctttgTTTGTTCACTACACACGAGAAAGGATTCGTGAATCGAGTGTTTTCCTTTGGCAGATGTCACTTAGCAGCGGCAGCAGCATTACCATCTCCATTATCGTCCGCGGCAATCTCGAGGATATTGAGCACGGATGACACGGAAGCAGGCTCGAACACTGACTATGAACCGAATCAGGAGCGAAGAATTTGTGAAACAACCTACTGCAATAAAATCG CTCAGAAACTCCTACAAAGCAGGGACCTTTCTGCGAATCCTTGTGAAGATTTCTACAAGTACGCTTGTGGATCATGGGAAGAGCACAATCCTATACCGAACAATGAAGTGGAATGGTCTGAAGACCACGTCGTCATGGAGAAAACGTACAAACGTATTAAAA ACGTCCTCGAGGAACCTGATAAGCCTGATGACATTCCGCCTGTCAAAATGGCAAAGAAGCTCTACCATTCCTGCATGAATGTAG ATACAATTGAAGAAAAAGGAATTCAACCAATCCAAGAGATCCTAGACAGAACAGGTGGTTGGCCTATAGCACGAAATGGAAGATTAAATCAATCGAGCCCTTCCTACATGTCTTGGCAAGAAATTGATAAGAGATACTCAACAATACTCGGCACTAATGCTTTTTACAATCTGAATTTGGAGTTCGATCCGAATAATACGAATCATTATGTGCTTGCG CTGGATCAAGGCATTGAGTACCCTATAGATTCTCTGACTGAATCAACTAAAGTGTACGATGATGTTACTGCATACATAGATGGATTTATTAAGATAATTCAAACTTTTGCAAATGCAAAAGGGTACACCTTGAATAAATATCGTTTACGTGACGATATAACAAAGCTGATCCTCTTTGAATTGGAACTACGGCAA CTTCTTGGAACTGAAAAAGAGAATCGTGATCTGCGGGATAATTAtaaaagaatgacgattgaagagttgcAACAATGGTATGACAGTTTCGACGATGTTCTTCCAAGAGCAAAG ATTAACTTCCTGGATGTAATACAGTATATATTCAAGCTTGGGAACGTCAGCATAAATGCGTCTGAACCAATTATTGTCTACAATCCAGAATTCCTTCACCAACTAGCACAATTAATTGGCAAAACTTCACAAAGAACACTTG TGAATTATATTCAATGGAACTTCGTGAACAAGGTTTTGGCGTACTCTACAAAAGAAATGAGGGACACCTTGTTCAGTATGgcttattcatcgtataacatttcCAACGAGATGCCACG GTGGAAGATCTGCGTAATCAATCTGGAAATGAAAGACGCGATCTCCTATATGTTTGTTAAGAAATACATTTCAGATAGTGTTATCGACAAG GCAAAGAAAATGCTGGAAAACCTAAAACAAGAGATGAGACTACGAATAAAACAAACTAATTGGATAacagaaaaaggaaaaaaatcttTAACGCAAAAGTTGGACACCATAGAACCTCAGATTGGATATCCAGACTGGTATAAGGATGAGCAAGCTGTAACTGAGTATTACAAAGGG TTGAAAATAAGTTCAGactattttcaaaatattctaaACTGCGTGGAAAACGATTTAATCAGAAATATCAAACTATTTAGGGAGCCTGCCTTGAGGAGCCA GTGGACAGACCTGACCTATCCTATAACTGTTAACGCATTTTACGCTCAAACGATTAACGCGATAC TAATACCAGCAGCTGAACTGCAGGACCCATACTTCACACATCTTCTGCCTGA TGCTGTCAATTACGGGACCACTGGCTTTGTAATTGGACATGAATTATCCCATAGCTTTGACAATGAAG GTATAAGGTACGATGAGGGAGGTGTTAAAAGTGATTGGATTTCTAAGGAAGTGTTTGATGGATTTGAGAACAGAACATCGTGTTTCGTGGATCAGTATGATAATTATATTCTTGATGTAAAGGACGAAAACGGGGAAAATGTTCAG GTGGATGGTAATTTAACCGAAAGTGAAAACATAGCTGACTCGATTGGCTTGCAAGTAGCTTTCTCAGCTTACAAAAAGATAGCAAATCAGAAGCCTCAAAGTAAACTACCTGGTTTGGAAAATGTTTCTGACGATCATCTATTCTTTTTAGCTTTCGCAAAT TCTTGGTGTGCAGCAACGAGACCAGAATATGAAAAAGACGTGATTAATAGTGACGAACATAGTCCTCCTAAATATCGCATTATAGGTTCCCTTTCAAATTTGCCCGAATTCTCACAAACTTTTGACTGCCCTCGACAGAGCCCCATGAATCcgcaaaataaatgtaatttgTGGAGTTAA
- the LOC143182067 gene encoding neprilysin-11-like, with protein sequence MACPGSEHLYVYATVTAVYFSFVSADIPAAELQDPFLTPHLPHSINYGNIGFTIGHELSHNFDNEGIRLDANGSETAWISQELLYKYEKKLTCVVNQYSNYTLNIKGKHGQLIKLDGRLTESENIADLIGIQIAFSAYKKVAEQEPQMKLPKLESMSDEKLFFLMFANSWCSSARRKYALRTANIDEHSPPMYRVIGSLSNDPEFSEIFKCPRNSYMNPQNNCNLWN encoded by the exons ATGGCGTGTCCTGGAAGCGAAC ACTTATACGTTTATGCTACAGTTACTGCAGTGTACTTCTCATTTGTTTCCGCAGATATACCAGCAGCGGAATTGCAGGATCCTTTCTTGACGCCACATTTGCCGCA CTCCATTAATTATGGTAATATCGGCTTCACAATCGGACATGAGTTATCCCATAACTTTGATAACGAAG GGATTCGCCTTGATGCAAATGGCTCTGAAACAGCATGGATCTCACAGGAACTGTTATATAAATATGAAAAAAAATTGACATGCGTGGTAAATCAGTACAGTAATTATACTCTCAATATTAAAGGCAAACATGGACAGCTTATTAAG TTGGATGGTCGTTTAACTGAAAGTGAAAATATAGCAGACTTAATTGGCATACAAATCGCTTTCTCAGCTTACAAAAAGGTGGCGGAACAAGAACCCCAAATGAAACTTCCCAAGCTGGAAAGTATGTCTGATgagaaactgttctttttaatgTTTGCCAAT TCATGGTGCTCATCAGCAAGACGAAAATACGCGCTACGTACAGCAAATATCGACGAACACAGTCCACCTATGTATCGTGTTATAGGTTCTTTATCGAATGACCCTGaattttctgaaatttttaaGTGTCCGAGGAACAGCTACATGAATCCACAAAATAACTGCAATTTGTGGAATTAG